A single Vulcanisaeta distributa DSM 14429 DNA region contains:
- a CDS encoding 4Fe-4S dicluster-binding protein produces MSVQAPSIYTIEIIYRGIHQRHLARNLSRGIVYAARMAGNVALSYQRYGDDPERDGVPAKYFVVVAKGANEEILDAEAARVEPDYVDVSIVLDDTILKGVESWAWQGIQPVHLKLRAGGLLIVVSKRSPDELLKFIPTRDSPYTLVVVYGERSIGDFWTFPDDGTVERVLGAIAKVMPNVLTIDDVKRYLESLDKPSERVNRALEAYQSLVKLREVKPGEGLPYKYEPPHLPGWKDMMIGGAIPGLKPNQRNPYFTGGTAKHYRPVVNFDKCIKCSLCWEYCPDSVFDVTPDGYFNPVLAYCKGCGVCAEVCPVPDTIIMVDEMEFEDGYGKFIDEYRAWKENREAYRKWFESLLPKAQIISVRKR; encoded by the coding sequence ATGTCTGTTCAAGCTCCAAGTATATACACGATAGAGATCATCTACAGGGGAATACACCAGAGGCACCTGGCGAGGAATCTATCCAGGGGAATTGTTTATGCGGCTAGGATGGCAGGTAATGTCGCATTGTCTTACCAGAGATATGGTGATGATCCAGAGAGGGATGGTGTACCGGCTAAGTACTTCGTGGTAGTGGCTAAGGGCGCTAATGAGGAGATTCTTGATGCTGAGGCTGCGAGGGTTGAGCCTGACTATGTGGATGTCTCGATAGTGCTTGACGACACAATACTTAAGGGTGTTGAGTCCTGGGCTTGGCAGGGTATTCAACCAGTCCACCTGAAGTTGAGGGCTGGTGGGTTATTAATCGTGGTTTCCAAGAGGAGCCCTGATGAACTACTCAAGTTCATACCTACTAGGGACTCACCGTATACCCTAGTCGTGGTTTATGGCGAGAGGAGCATTGGCGATTTCTGGACATTCCCAGATGATGGAACTGTGGAGAGGGTCCTTGGAGCCATTGCTAAGGTAATGCCCAACGTACTTACCATTGACGATGTTAAGAGGTATCTGGAGAGCCTTGATAAGCCCAGCGAGAGGGTTAACAGGGCTTTGGAGGCCTATCAATCACTCGTTAAGCTAAGGGAGGTTAAACCTGGCGAGGGTCTGCCGTATAAGTACGAACCACCTCACCTACCTGGTTGGAAGGACATGATGATTGGCGGTGCAATACCTGGCTTAAAGCCGAACCAGAGGAACCCGTATTTCACCGGTGGCACTGCCAAGCATTATAGGCCTGTGGTAAACTTCGATAAATGCATTAAGTGTAGTCTATGCTGGGAGTACTGCCCAGACTCTGTATTTGACGTAACACCAGACGGTTACTTCAACCCAGTACTAGCCTATTGCAAGGGTTGTGGAGTGTGTGCTGAGGTATGCCCAGTGCCTGACACGATAATTATGGTTGATGAGATGGAGTTTGAGGATGGCTATGGAAAGTTCATTGATGAGTATAGGGCTTGGAAGGAGAATAGGGAAGCCTATAGGAAGTGGTTTGAGTCATTATTACCAAAGGCACAAATAATAAGTGTGAGAAAGAGGTGA
- a CDS encoding ATP-binding protein: MVVVLRRLSLEDYGPFTKLDIELGDITIFVGRNNTGKSTALEAITLLLSSINNFRVITSSIDVLSNLGLRSRYLINLRSNKGVAVVSGDVVSQGMKHSIEVRVIRGINGLGDLRDNAVREIIRSITELTPTSQKILIEAFRRVLRERKDGKDITEAFKEFVDGVISVLSNRVDDVLVNAVFVSTYVDGELLNAALLPLSEVRVSEDIIGKLKELGLSSSEARRLLNIQLGKVISGGRIILTSKKLSVEPIRVQHLSLHPFLIDDLPPDKQTELIDLLRKEVRYFYDYRGGQVILNFDGSRVSVPYALMGDGFKALVRMLGLIVMGVDVTLIDEPEAHLHPGFMEVITKYMVEPRFLDRIQFVMATQSLEFLDYLLRAAEKGGVLGRVKLVRLYLMPNGSIDYEQLSGEEAYEEMDELKSDLRGP; the protein is encoded by the coding sequence GTGGTTGTTGTATTAAGGCGGTTGTCGCTTGAGGATTATGGCCCCTTTACTAAGCTTGATATCGAACTTGGCGATATCACGATATTCGTTGGTAGGAATAACACGGGCAAAAGCACGGCACTGGAAGCCATTACATTACTCCTCTCATCAATTAACAATTTTAGGGTAATAACATCCAGCATTGACGTGCTTTCGAACCTTGGGTTAAGGAGCAGGTACTTAATTAATTTGAGGAGTAATAAAGGTGTTGCGGTTGTTTCCGGCGATGTGGTTAGCCAGGGCATGAAGCATAGTATTGAGGTGAGGGTGATCAGGGGCATTAATGGGCTGGGTGATCTTCGTGATAACGCGGTACGAGAGATCATTAGATCAATTACTGAATTAACACCGACATCTCAGAAAATACTTATTGAGGCATTTCGTCGAGTATTACGGGAACGTAAGGATGGTAAGGATATTACTGAGGCGTTTAAGGAGTTTGTTGATGGTGTGATTTCCGTACTTAGTAATCGTGTAGATGATGTGTTAGTGAATGCCGTTTTCGTAAGTACGTATGTTGATGGTGAATTACTCAATGCTGCATTACTACCCTTAAGTGAAGTAAGGGTTAGTGAAGATATAATTGGTAAGTTAAAGGAACTAGGATTGAGTTCTTCTGAAGCCAGGAGATTATTAAATATTCAATTGGGGAAAGTTATTTCGGGAGGTCGGATTATTCTCACTAGTAAAAAGTTAAGTGTTGAACCAATACGTGTTCAGCACTTGTCGTTACACCCATTTTTAATAGATGATTTACCCCCTGATAAGCAGACGGAATTGATTGACCTATTGAGGAAGGAGGTTCGTTATTTCTATGATTATAGGGGTGGGCAAGTTATTCTTAATTTTGATGGTAGTAGGGTCTCCGTACCCTACGCCCTGATGGGTGATGGTTTTAAGGCCTTGGTTAGGATGCTCGGTCTTATTGTCATGGGCGTTGACGTTACCCTGATTGATGAACCAGAGGCTCATTTACACCCTGGCTTTATGGAGGTGATTACTAAGTACATGGTTGAGCCCAGGTTCCTTGATCGTATTCAGTTCGTGATGGCAACACAGTCACTTGAGTTCCTCGACTACCTGCTTAGAGCGGCTGAAAAAGGCGGTGTCCTTGGTAGGGTTAAGCTTGTTAGGCTCTACTTGATGCCTAATGGTAGTATTGATTATGAGCAGTTGAGTGGTGAGGAGGCGTATGAAGAGATGGATGAACTCAAGTCAGACCTCAGGGGTCCCTAG
- the mcm gene encoding minichromosome maintenance protein MCM produces the protein MTTPETAEVSLDSLIQGLRGFIESSDKYVDEINNMIIQRKRSLVIDFHDLLISSKDLADMLLERPQLIIQAGSEAVRQAITERDPELAKSVRNFYMRFRRLPESLPIRRLRSEVLGKLIMVEGIITRQTPPKHYLRKSVFRCSQCGYEVEIPQPTTGFVQPPKRCPKCGALNSMVFVEERSEFIDWQKIIVQEKPEELPPGQLPRSIEAILLDDLVDTVKPGDRVYLVGIMNLDLSDLKKGRPPVVSSFMEVNYVESQQRELVEIEITPEDEKRILELSKMPDVRERIIKSIAPSIYGMEDIKEAIACLLFGGVPKVYPDGIRVRGDIHILLVGDPGMAKTQLLRFVTKIAPRAVYTTGKGSSAAGLTAAVVREKDTGEFYLEAGALVLADTGVAVIDEIDKMDAKDRVAIHEALEQQTVSIAKAGIVATLNARCSVLAAANPAFGRYLPNRTVAENVDLPVTLLSRFDLIFIIRDEPNLDRDKAIAEHITTLHAGEVPEGFADIVPPDLLRKYIAYARKHVKPVLTPEARERIVQFYVQMRAKSREPDSPIAITARQLEALIRLSEAEAKMRLSPVVEAEDADRAIRLFMKYLSSVGIDVESGKIDIDIIMTGKPKSAQERMALIMNLLAQLEESSGGKPVKIEDLYKEAEAAGLDRQAVDKAINMLLKSGDIYMPKPGYVKRVLI, from the coding sequence ATGACGACGCCGGAGACCGCAGAGGTTAGTCTCGACTCACTGATTCAGGGGCTTAGGGGTTTCATTGAGTCCAGTGATAAGTATGTTGATGAGATTAATAACATGATAATACAGAGGAAGAGGTCCCTAGTGATTGACTTTCACGACCTACTAATCAGCAGTAAGGACCTCGCCGATATGCTCCTGGAGAGGCCGCAATTGATTATTCAGGCTGGTTCCGAGGCAGTTAGGCAGGCAATAACTGAGAGGGATCCTGAACTGGCTAAGTCGGTTAGGAACTTCTACATGAGGTTTAGGAGACTCCCTGAGTCCCTGCCCATTAGGAGACTGAGGAGTGAGGTCCTGGGTAAGTTGATAATGGTTGAGGGCATAATAACGAGGCAGACACCACCCAAGCACTACCTCAGGAAGTCCGTGTTTAGGTGTTCACAGTGCGGTTATGAGGTTGAGATTCCACAGCCAACCACTGGGTTCGTCCAACCGCCTAAGCGCTGCCCCAAGTGTGGTGCATTGAATAGTATGGTGTTTGTTGAGGAGAGGAGTGAGTTCATTGATTGGCAGAAGATAATCGTTCAGGAGAAGCCAGAGGAGCTACCGCCGGGCCAGTTGCCGAGGAGTATTGAGGCGATACTGCTTGATGACTTAGTCGACACGGTGAAGCCCGGCGATAGGGTTTACCTGGTCGGTATCATGAACCTCGACCTATCCGATCTAAAGAAGGGTAGGCCACCCGTTGTTTCCAGCTTCATGGAGGTTAATTACGTGGAGAGTCAGCAGAGGGAGTTGGTGGAGATTGAGATTACGCCTGAGGATGAGAAGAGGATATTGGAGCTTTCGAAGATGCCTGACGTTAGGGAGAGGATAATCAAGTCAATAGCGCCGTCGATATACGGCATGGAGGACATTAAGGAGGCAATAGCATGCCTATTATTCGGCGGTGTGCCCAAGGTTTACCCAGACGGTATTAGGGTTAGGGGTGACATACACATACTACTCGTTGGCGACCCAGGTATGGCTAAGACGCAGTTGCTGAGGTTTGTCACGAAGATAGCCCCCAGGGCAGTGTACACCACGGGTAAGGGTAGCTCAGCGGCTGGCTTAACCGCCGCCGTAGTGCGTGAGAAGGACACGGGCGAGTTTTACCTGGAGGCTGGCGCGTTGGTGCTCGCGGATACGGGCGTGGCCGTCATTGATGAGATTGATAAGATGGATGCTAAGGATAGGGTCGCGATTCACGAGGCCCTTGAGCAACAGACGGTCTCCATAGCTAAGGCGGGCATTGTGGCGACGCTAAATGCTAGGTGCAGTGTCCTGGCCGCGGCCAACCCAGCCTTTGGCAGGTACCTGCCCAATAGGACTGTGGCTGAGAACGTGGATTTACCAGTGACGTTGCTCTCCAGGTTTGACTTAATATTCATCATTAGGGATGAGCCAAACCTCGATAGGGATAAGGCAATTGCGGAGCACATAACCACGCTACATGCTGGTGAGGTTCCCGAGGGCTTCGCGGACATAGTACCACCTGACCTACTTAGGAAGTACATTGCCTATGCCCGTAAGCACGTCAAGCCTGTGCTGACGCCTGAGGCTAGGGAGAGGATTGTTCAGTTCTACGTGCAGATGAGGGCTAAGTCCAGGGAGCCAGACTCGCCAATTGCAATAACGGCAAGGCAATTGGAGGCCCTGATCAGGCTTTCTGAGGCTGAGGCTAAGATGAGGCTTAGCCCCGTGGTTGAGGCTGAGGATGCCGATAGGGCCATTAGGCTCTTCATGAAGTACCTGAGTAGTGTTGGTATTGATGTTGAGTCTGGGAAGATAGACATTGACATTATAATGACAGGCAAACCCAAGTCTGCCCAGGAGAGGATGGCATTGATCATGAACCTGCTTGCTCAGTTAGAGGAGTCGAGTGGTGGTAAGCCTGTTAAGATTGAGGACCTGTATAAGGAGGCTGAGGCGGCTGGTCTTGATAGGCAGGCGGTGGATAAGGCAATAAACATGCTCCTTAAGTCAGGTGATATTTACATGCCGAAGCCGGGTTACGTTAAGAGGGTGCTTATTTAA